The sequence GTATGCCTCGCTCGATACGCTGCTGATGCCGGAGACGCCCGCTAGGCGGCAGCCGCTTCTGTTCGGGCTGATGACGGCGGCGGGCAATACGCTGCTCGGCTTGTCCATGCTGCTGGCCGGTTATCTGCTAACCAGAGTGGAGCCCCGTTTGATGGGGCTTGCGGGAGGCGTCTGTTTTGCCGCAATTGCCGTTGTGCTGGGGGTGTACGCATGGATAAAAGGCAGAAAGGGCAGGAAGGTCAGCGTTCTTCCGAGGACTCCTTAACCGTGCCCACTATGCTGAGCGTTTTAACTCTGCGGCTGAAACGGAAGCGGTAGACGAGAATCATCGCGGCCAGCAGGACGGCGGCCAGCACGATCCATGGGGCGTAAGCCTCAAACAGATGGAATACAGCCGTCCATTGGGGTCCGAACAGCCGGCCGATCCCCAGAAACAGAATGACCCAGAACAAGGCGCCGCCATAGGCGTACAGGGCGAACTTGCGGAAAGGAAGAGCGATAATGCCGGAGAAATAACCGGTAAAATGGCGCACACCGGGGATGAAATAACCGATCGTAATCAGCCCGCTGCCGTACCGCTCGAACCAGCGCTGCGTTTTTTCAAGCTTGGCGGGAGAGAACAAAAACCACCGGCCGTACCGC is a genomic window of Paenibacillus durus ATCC 35681 containing:
- a CDS encoding DedA family protein, with translation MEMLNWIQELFGKYGYNVLFFGLLLEFIALPFPGETTMAFAGYLSYTGRLDFMILIIVAFFGTTIGMTITYFIGLKAGMPFIQRYGRWFLFSPAKLEKTQRWFERYGSGLITIGYFIPGVRHFTGYFSGIIALPFRKFALYAYGGALFWVILFLGIGRLFGPQWTAVFHLFEAYAPWIVLAAVLLAAMILVYRFRFSRRVKTLSIVGTVKESSEER